DNA from Chitinophaga pendula:
TATGTTGTCGTTAGACCTGTTCGGGATCGTTTTTGTAAAAGAGAACCCACAACAGGTATCCAAGATATTGCGTGGTGCTGCAGCGGTAGAACATATTAAATCAGAATTGCTGGCGATCGAACCTATAGTAACAGTTAATGCTGGCCCGGGTCGTATCACCAAAGGTGCTGTATGGGGTTTACTGGCACGTCTATACCTGAACGCAGCGGTTTATAATGACCGTTATGCCGCTACTTTCAATTTTAAGAAAGAAGATATGGATAAAGTGGTGGAATATTGCGATAAGATCATTTCCAGTGGTCAGTACAGCCTTTCTCCTGAATACTTTGCCATCTTTGATGATGCTAACCATACCAACAAAGAGTTGATCTTTGCAGTAGATCAACGCGCCAACCTGAATGGCCACAACCGTATGGCCTATTTCTCTCTCTCCGGCGACATGTTCCCATTGCCAGCTTATCCAGGTGCGAATGGTACGGATGGACCTGCCATCACCCCCGATTTTTACCGCACATGGGCCAATGCTACTGCACCGCTTGATCCTGCACAGGCTGATTCCCGGTTTTTCAAACAAAACCTGTCTATCTACACCAATCCGGGCGATTCCTGCGTAGAGGCATCCCGCTTCAACATTAATCGTGGTATCCTTCGTGGACAGCAATATGGCCTTGTGCGTAATAAGGATAATGTATTTTTGAAGTGTGATGGCGGAGAGATGAAGGTGCGTAAATTGTTTCATGATACGCGTAGCAGGCCTGAGCTACCAGTTAACTTTACCGAACAAGTGGATTTTACTGCAGCAGGCAGTGACTACAATACCGGCTACCGTGTGTCTAAGTATGAATTCAGTAAAACTTCTGTAAGCGGAAGGAACTTCGGCGAACATGACATCGTAATAGTTCGTTATGCAGACGCATTCCTGATGAGGGCAGAAGCAAAACTCAGAAGGGGAGAGGGGCCGGCAGCAGCACTCGCAGATGTAAATACTGTACGTACTTCCAGGACAGCCCGTAACACGGCCACTCCGCTGGCAACTATCGACCTCGATCTGCTGTTGCGTGAGCGTGGCTTTGAGTTCTACTGGGAAGCACAACGTCGTACTGATCTGATACGTTTCGGTAAGTATGAGTCTTCCTGGACAGAGAAGAATAATACTGACAAGAATAAACGCATCTTCCCAATCCCGCAAACGCAGATGGACGGGTCCAGCGTATTGATCGGTTATCTGACCCAGAATCCCGGTTACTAATCGATTTTAATAATACTTCGAACAGCGCTCAGTGGCCTGCAGGCTACTGAGCGCTATCTTTTTAAAGCGTTATGCCAGTGGGGACAAGCGTCTTTTTGCTTTGAGGAGCAGCAGAAATGATAGGATGGCAAGTACGGATTCTATCACTAGCCAATTCAATATAAAGGCGCTTGGTTTGCCCTCCGTAAGTATGCTATAGAGCCTTCCGGCAACAAAGCCGCTGCAATACAGGAAAACCAGCGTCAGGGCTTCTCTTTGCATTTTAAAAGCCCCATAAAGGAGAAAGATGGCGAATGCCAGGTTCACACCACCGTAGTAGGCTCTTATGGAATTCCTGGCACTTATGTTGTCCAGTTGCACGGAGACGAGGTCCATGATCGATTGTGGATTGAGAATTGCCTGTACAGCAATATTCAGGAACGCAATACCTGTCAGGCTTAAAAATACCTTTGTAATAGTTTGGATTTTCATCTTCAATATAAGTTTAATCTCTATTCAAAACTATCAATGGTATTTGTCGTAAATCTTGTTTTATAACAAGATTTTTTTAATTTTCATATTGTAAGAAAGTTCAACCAAAGGCTAAATTTCCTTCATTGCCAGGCATAAATATCCGTGAAAGAGGGGCTTTGAGACCTGTTTTGTCGCAAATCCACCCCATGAAAGTCCTGTTTGCACAGGAAGCAGAATGATTCCCGGGATTATCTTTGTGTCGTCAGTTTGAAAGTATTCACTGTCATTAACAACAATCAACTTTATAATAATAACTCTTGTCAAAAAAAACGCTATGAAAAAGAAAGTGCTATTTGTTATCAGTCTCTTATTCGGTTTAATGTTTATTAATGCCGGTCTCAACAAATTCTTAAACTACATGCCGGTGCCCAAGGATATGCCTGAGAGCATGATGAAGCTAATGGGGGCAATCAGTCAGATAACCTGGTTAATACCATTGGTTGGAATAGTGGAGATCGTAGGTGGTATTCTGTTTATCACGAACCGATACAGGGCATTAGGTGCAATCATTATATTTCCGGTAATGATAGGGATCCTTTTGATCAATATTAACTCAGCACCTTCCGGGTTACCCATAGCGTTGACTTTATTTGCAATCAATCTCTGGGTGATCTTTGAAAACCGCGAAAAGTATATGCCGCTTGTAAGATAAGATAGTACTTACGCATTCCTGATATAAAGAACGACTTGCTTTAAGCAGGTCGTTTTTTTTAGGAGAAGTAGCGGGATACTGGACCCTTTATACATGTGTAATAAACTCCTACGGAACTGGCCCTTATTTATTTTAAATTGTGAAAATTTATCTTTTTAATATATATTTATGTACGTATTACAAGGAAGTAGATTGTCAGTTCGATAAATATCCCTCAATATCCAGATAGGCTTTTATTATCCCATTATACAATTGTTAAAACCAAAACTCCGCCCGCTATGAAAACAAGAAATACGTTTGCCTATACTTTATTTACGTTATCCGTTATAGTTGTAGTTGCATATAATTGCGCAAGTAATAATCAGTCCAAAGCCCCCAAAACCAAAACTGATCAGGAGATAGCTTACACAGATAGTGCTTTTCTGAATCATCGGGATTCAATCCCTTCCAAGCAGCAGTATGATCATCCGTTATTCGTACTTAGCCATGATTATCCGAGAGAAGCAAAGACAGTAGTAGATCCTCCCTGGCAAAAAGCATTGAAAGGAAAACCTATCTCTGCCTTAAATGTGTTTGCTTATATGGACTCTCTGAAGAGTTATATCGCACCTGGAATATTACCATTTTTTAACAATAATACAAACTGGACTGCAGCTAAATACGGCTGGTTTCATGAACCCTGGCTGGGATTGGAGAGGGAGGCCATTCTAGGTACTTACCAGGGAAATCCTAATCCTGCCGGGATGTTTTCGACCTTACATGAAAACGAAGCGGGTTATGTGCTAGTGTTGTATGATTCGACGGCAGGATATACCGTCGGTCAGATATGGGGAGAAACAGGGCAGAAAGTGAATCTATTGAACGATGCTACTCAGTTTAAAGAAGGAAGCGTAGTTGTAAAACTGGCTTTTTCGAATATAAATTATCCGCAATGGTCGGTAATGAATGGCGCGCAAACCTTTAGTATATATGATACAGTACCTACCACAGCTGATCGCAAAACGGGCTACCAGATGCGTAAAGTTAGTTTCTTCCAGATGGATGTAGTGGTAAAAGACAGCAAAACAGCTCCTAAGACAGGCTGGGTATACTCTACCTTTGTATATGATAAGGATGCTAAAGGCACTTTTTGGCAGAAGATGGTCCCATTGGGGGCCATGTGGGGGAACGATCCGGACGTAAACAGCCCGACCGCGCCTCCCTATCCTCCATTAAAAGAGACCGTCATCAATAGTAAAGCACCTTACTATAGTAAGGAGACGCTGGGGTGGGGTGGAAGATTGAGTGGACCGAATGACGGTGCAGTAGTACAGGCTGCCTTTGATATGAAGACGGATTCAGTATACAAGAATCTGCCTATCTCTTCCTGTATGAGTTGTCATAGCCCCGCACAGGACCAATTTAAGTCTTTCCTGTTACCAGGAAAGTTTACTGCAAAAGGGCTAGTTGTCTATCCTCCTGGCGGCCCGGAATGGATGCGCTGGTTTAGGGACGATTATGGCAATGTGCCATTTGATTCCGGATAAGTAGCCATGGATTACGATATGGTAATGGCATTTAAGTCGGTACCCGCTTTTAATAAAGCCAAATCATCCGGACAGAATAAACTGGCGACAAGTAATGTGCAGGATTTCACGCAGTTTAGACATTTTAATCTGAAGAATCAGATCCGTCATTGATGGCTTTTAATTGAATAAAAATACGCTATATAAAAGCCCGTATGGCCATCAGGCTATACGGGCTTTGGCTTATAAAGAATGGCTAATATACCTTACGTATGTCCAGGGAAGCGTTAGGAACAATGTCTACGGAATGCCCTTCGAGATCGATATAACCATGTGTCTGACGATAGTGCTTCAGTATGATCATATAAGCCCGGCCGGAAGTAACCGGTAAATCTGTTCTGGCTATAACCTGCAGGGTATCTCCGCCATTAAACACCCTCAGCTTTAATATGCTGTCGGCAGGTAATCGGTAATTGATGATAGGTGATACCTTGCGATAGGGAATATTCTGCATCCCCTCCAATAAGTTATTGCCGATCCGCATATTGATTGAATCCGCATCGGGACAAAGTTGTATCAATTGTAAGCTGATGTAACCTTCAGCAGGAGCATTGTCATATTCTACCATTGACGAGTGAAATGTTCCCAGGCTGTCAGATATGAAATAGGTCGACATACGATCTTTGATAACGTTCAAAGGGAATGTCAGTAAACTATTGCTATTGGTACTGTTAAGATATACCTTACCGGTATAATGCCCCGGTGTATAGTGATCAAATACAGTCCATGGTACCTCATAACGCCAGTTGATGGCAGGAAAGTCAAGTCGACAACCACTAGCAGGGGAGAAAATAGGTGTACTGCTGCCTTTCAATAGTGGTGTTTGACTCAAATCTCCGGTAATTGGTAACACGATGCTACGTTGGTTGCCGGAAGAGGGAAGATAACTATTTAGCGTATAAGACGCATTATAAAGACTAAGTCCACCATATACCGTATCTGTTGTGTCATATTTTATTTTGCTACACGCGGTTATAATCAGTAGCACAAAGAATACCAGAATAGAGAAACGCATGACTATAAATTATTTTAAGGTTTTCTGATGGTATATATTTCTAACGGTAGCGGCATACCTGTGTTGATATTCTCGCTGGTACTAATGAAATACAGGTTATTCCTTCTATCAGTGCCAATAAAAGTGTTTTTTCCTGCCAGGCCTCTTCGGATAGGATCAAAGTTGACCCATTTGGCAGGTCCTGTTGTTTTATTCTGATTGGGAACATCTCCACTGGTTAATCCGATCTCTGTGCCTGCATAGGTATAAGCATTCTTCTTCGTGAAATTGATGCCTAGCATAGATCTGCCTGGATAACCGTATCCTCCTGGGAAAAAAATGGCATTACCATTAGATAGTACATAGAAATTCAAAAAGTTCGCTTGCTGTAGCGTGATATTAGGTTCGTGTCGCCCGGTAGCGCTACTGCTATCTACAGACGAAAAACTGAAATCATAGCCCGGTTTTCCCCTCGTATCACTTTCAAAGTCTTCGATCGAGATTACATTCAACTGCCCTTGTGTTGTATTCATCTCATACAGAGATTTCCCATCCGCACTAAACTGTTGACCAGTATAATAGAATATAGCGGGACCAGGTACAGGTATGTCCGGATTGGGTCTGGCCAGTGATTTCAGTACTCCGTTGCGGATGCGGACAAAATTGTTCGTACCACTGGAAATATTACCATCCTGATACCAATACATTGCCAGGAGGGAATCTCTTGCTGCATAGTATTCAGGTTTTTTAAACATGGGAAACCTGGGATCATCTGCCAAAGGGCTTTTAGGCGTTATCCTGGTTAGATAACTTAGATTAGTACCTATCAGGCTTCCGTCCGGTAATATGGCCATTTTTCCCAGCGTCAGTTTGACCGTACTCAAGTTCCCTTCCGCTGGTAAATAGTTGACCGACGGATTATATAAGGGTGTTTTCAGGTCCTTATCCCTTGGGTATTGCGCAGCGGTTTTCATATAGGTCGACCGGTTCAATACTGCTATCGCCCCCGAAATGGGATCCATTTTACAAAGTCGGGTAATATAATACAGTTTATTATCAGGAGAGTCTTCCGTTGTTGAAGCAGAAAAGTAGATCAGCGTTTCATCCAGGTCAATGGTAAAACCTACGATACCTTGTATTGTAAATGGGCTACCGTTGACTGGTGTGATACGAGCACCTTTAGGCAGGAACTTTTGTGTAACACTACGACTCATTTTGAATATACCCCCCTGCTGGTTATAGAACCATACATTGCCGGCATTGGTGACAGTACCATCTATCCATAATGGCGCACCGGCGTAACTATCGATGTCCGCCGGGAACCATTCACCTACTTTATCTACTATGAGGGTGGTATCTGTAGCTCCTGGTATGTCGGAGAACTGTTGGATCCGGATGCCTGG
Protein-coding regions in this window:
- a CDS encoding DoxX family protein, with the protein product MKKKVLFVISLLFGLMFINAGLNKFLNYMPVPKDMPESMMKLMGAISQITWLIPLVGIVEIVGGILFITNRYRALGAIIIFPVMIGILLININSAPSGLPIALTLFAINLWVIFENREKYMPLVR
- a CDS encoding DUF4345 domain-containing protein, whose product is MKIQTITKVFLSLTGIAFLNIAVQAILNPQSIMDLVSVQLDNISARNSIRAYYGGVNLAFAIFLLYGAFKMQREALTLVFLYCSGFVAGRLYSILTEGKPSAFILNWLVIESVLAILSFLLLLKAKRRLSPLA
- a CDS encoding RagB/SusD family nutrient uptake outer membrane protein, which gives rise to MKKIQLYILILLAGVAVAGGCTKLKEDVLDEVLISRQSEKEVAEGLMVGAYTNLPDIWLHTNYFALQEISTDEAILPYRGGKDWGDNGIYLSLHKHETTSSDPNVRNTWNNIMQGASRAFTAIEVLKNNKDANAPLFLAEARGMVAYYSMLSLDLFGIVFVKENPQQVSKILRGAAAVEHIKSELLAIEPIVTVNAGPGRITKGAVWGLLARLYLNAAVYNDRYAATFNFKKEDMDKVVEYCDKIISSGQYSLSPEYFAIFDDANHTNKELIFAVDQRANLNGHNRMAYFSLSGDMFPLPAYPGANGTDGPAITPDFYRTWANATAPLDPAQADSRFFKQNLSIYTNPGDSCVEASRFNINRGILRGQQYGLVRNKDNVFLKCDGGEMKVRKLFHDTRSRPELPVNFTEQVDFTAAGSDYNTGYRVSKYEFSKTSVSGRNFGEHDIVIVRYADAFLMRAEAKLRRGEGPAAALADVNTVRTSRTARNTATPLATIDLDLLLRERGFEFYWEAQRRTDLIRFGKYESSWTEKNNTDKNKRIFPIPQTQMDGSSVLIGYLTQNPGY